The proteins below come from a single Falco peregrinus isolate bFalPer1 chromosome Z, bFalPer1.pri, whole genome shotgun sequence genomic window:
- the PTGR1 gene encoding LOW QUALITY PROTEIN: prostaglandin reductase 1 (The sequence of the model RefSeq protein was modified relative to this genomic sequence to represent the inferred CDS: inserted 5 bases in 3 codons; deleted 1 base in 1 codon; substituted 4 bases at 4 genomic stop codons): MVNAKVWVLKKHFEGFPKTSDFDLEKIELSNLKDGELLLKXVFLSVDTYMRCYSQRDMKEGGIMIGTQLARIVKSKNPAFTVGAFVXGWRTHFISDGKDLQLLPSSWLESLPKSLTVGVVGMPGXSACFGLLEVCKMKPGETVLVNAAAGAVGPVVGQIAKTGGCKVVGCASSDDKVAYLKRIXAFNYKTVTSLDEALHKDSDGSDCSLDNVGGEFASTAINQRKKXGRIAVCGAISQYYDAVPASGPSMQVPVIFKDLXMERFIVTHWNNCWEESLKALLKWVVEIREEGVXKCHEQVTEGSENVPMAFIGMLKGESLGKAIVNV; encoded by the exons ATGGTGAATGCCAAGGTGTGGGTTCTGAAGAAGCATTTTGAGGGTTTCCCCAAAACCAGCGACTTTGAC TTGGAAAAGATAGAGCTGTCAAACCTAAAGGATGGAG AGTTGCTGCTTAAATAGGTGTTTCTCAGTGTTGATACTTACAtgag GTGTTACAGTCAAAGAGACATGAAGGAAGGGGGCATAATGATAGGCACACAGCTTGCCAG gATTGTAAAGAGCAAGAATCCTGCTTTCACCGTGGGGGCCTTTG GTGGCTGGAGGACTCATTTCATCTCTGATGGGAAAGACCTACAACTCCTTCCTTCCAGTTGGCTGGAATCACTCCCCAAATCTCTGACCGTTGGGGTGGTTGGCATGCCAGG CTGAAGTG CATGTTTTGGTCTGCTGGAGGTCTGCAAGATGAAGCCAGGAGAGACGGTGCTGGTTAATGCTGCAGCTGGCGCTGTGGGCCCTGTGGTGGGGCAGATTGCTAAAACTGGG GGTTGCAAAGTGGTTGGCTGTGCTAGCTCAGATGACAAGGTTGCTTATCTGAAAAGAAT AGCCTTTAATTACAAGACTGTTACATCTCTGGATGAAGCACTGCATAAAGATTCTGATGGCTCTGACTGTTCCCTTGACAAT GTGGGTGGAGAATTTGCCAGTACTGCTATCAAccagaggaagaa tggaaggaTTGCAGTCTGTGGAGCCATCTCTCAGTACTATGACGCTGTGCCTGCTT CAGGGCCTTCCATGCAGGTTCCAGTGATCTTCAAAGACCTTTGAATGGAACGGTTTATTGTGACCCACTGGAATAACTGCTGGGAGGAAAGTCTGAAAGCGCTGCTAAAATGGGTTGTGGAGATAAGGGAGGAAGGGGTA TGAAAGTGCCATGAACAAGTTACTGAAGGATCTGAGAATGTGCCAATGGCTTTCATTGGAATGTTAAAGGGAGAAAGTCTTGGAAAAGCCATTGTAAATGTCTGA